In a genomic window of [Empedobacter] haloabium:
- a CDS encoding glutathione S-transferase N-terminal domain-containing protein, whose protein sequence is MKLIGSLASPYVRKVRVVLAEKKLDYQIELENVWVPETTIHELNPLGKVPCLVMEDGYVMYDSRVIVEYLDTLTPVCKLLPPNGRERVDIKNWEALADGVIDAAVVVRLERTQRPPELQSDAVCERQMMKVTRGLASMSARLGESNWCVGNHYSLADVAAGCALGWLTFRFPEIDWRGAHPNLGRLLDKLMERPSFRDSVPQA, encoded by the coding sequence ATGAAACTTATCGGTTCGCTTGCCAGTCCTTACGTGCGCAAGGTGCGTGTCGTGCTCGCGGAGAAGAAGCTCGATTACCAGATCGAGCTGGAGAACGTGTGGGTGCCGGAAACCACGATTCACGAACTCAATCCGCTGGGCAAGGTGCCGTGCCTCGTCATGGAGGACGGCTATGTGATGTATGACTCGCGCGTCATCGTCGAATACCTCGACACGCTGACGCCTGTCTGCAAGCTGCTGCCGCCGAACGGGCGCGAGCGTGTCGACATCAAGAATTGGGAGGCGCTGGCCGATGGCGTCATCGACGCGGCCGTGGTGGTGCGCCTGGAGCGCACCCAGCGCCCGCCCGAGCTGCAGAGCGATGCCGTGTGCGAGCGCCAGATGATGAAGGTGACGCGCGGGCTGGCCTCGATGTCGGCCCGGCTGGGTGAATCGAACTGGTGCGTGGGCAATCATTATTCGTTGGCGGACGTGGCCGCTGGCTGCGCGCTGGGCTGGCTGACGTTCCGCTTCCCCGAGATCGACTGGCGCGGCGCGCATCCCAACCTGGGCCGCCTGCTGGACAAGCTGATGGAGCGGCCGTCGTTCCGGGACAGCGTGCCGCAGGCGTGA